NNNNNNNNNNNNNNNNNNNNNNNNNNNNNNNNNNNNNNNNNNNNNNNNNNNNNNNNNNNNNNNNNNNNNNNNNNNNNNNNNNNNNNNNNNNTGGACACGTACCGCCTAAGCGGCGGCGGCGCCGGGGCGCGCGTGCGGGTGGTCGGCTCCACCGGCGTGGCCGCCGCCGCAGGGCTGCACCGCTACCTGCGCGACTTCTGCGGCTGCCACGTGGCCTGGTCGGGCTCTCAGCTGCGTCTGCCCGAGCCGCTGCCCGTCGTGCACGAGGAGCTGACCGAGGCCACGCCCAACAGGTACGGGGCCCGCCGGTCCGCGGGCTCCACGCCCCCCTCGCTGCAGGCACCTGCCTGTCGCCCCTCGATGagtccccgccccaccccgcgcTCTCCTGGTGGCTACCGCAGCGACTGAGACTGACTGTAGCGCTGTCCTTAGGGTCGCACAACTCTGGCTTCAGATCCCAGAGGCTCTGCCTCTAAAAGCCGTGTGtcctgagcaagtcacttaacccctcAGAACCTCGACTggctcatctgaaaaatggaaataatgacatCTACCGCTCATTGTTGGTTGTGAGGATTTGAAGAGTGACGGGCGTAGAATTTGTGGTCCATAATTAGTGACCAAAAAACGCTATtcacttccctccccaccttctcttGGCAGATGCACCACAGAGGAATGGCACCCACCCCCTAACAGCTTCCGTTCTGGTGCTTGCCCCACGGCaggaggtggtgtgtgtgttcACTCATTTGTCTCCCCATTAGACTGTGGAAAGAGGGACCCCCCATTCCAGGAGAGGGGCGAATGTTGCCATAGACACTTAAACACCGTGCTGAAGGGGGCTCTAGAAGAGTCCAATGTGCTCTCCCAGATACCTGACTGGCTACAGGTGGGCACGTAGGAAGCTCTGGTATTGATGCCCGACCGTCCGAGGCCCCAAATGGAAGTGTCTCAGGACCCTCGCCAAGAAAGTTCTTGGCTTTTGGGGAGGAAGATTCAAGAGCAAGCTGTttagagaaagggacaaagactTATTAAGCCTAGAAGTAAGTAAGGTGCTACTTCACAAAGTAGGGATCTCTCCTCCCAGATGAGGAAGAGGACGCACACCCCTTTGCTTCTAACAAAGAGTTTTAGAAGTTTTCTAAATTCGCTGGCTGTCAGTACAGGGAGAGGCTTACTCTTTAACTGAGGATTTAACCTTTACATCGGGTGGTTAGCTTTTCCATCGTTTTAGGGTTGTGATTGAGTtgtggagtttttgtttgtttgtttgtttgttttatttctgagagagagacagcgtgagcaggggagggtcagagaaagagggagacacagatttcgaagacaggctccaggctctgagctagctgtcagcacagaacctgatgcggggttcgaacccacgaaccgagtgcgagatcatgacctgagccgaagcccgacgcttaaccgactgagtcacccaggcgcctgaagGGAGCAGTTTTAAGAATGTCCGACCTTTGTGGCTTTTATTGCCAAAGGGAGTGAGGTCTTGTGGTTTTCCATGAGTGGGGTCTTGTGACTCTTTTTAATGACCTGTTGACTTTTAGGTTAAGGGTCAGCCTAAAACCAAAATGGCTTTACTTCGTCACCTTGTTGCCCGAggctcccttccctcctgcctcagtACTGAGTCTCAACTCTACCTGGGGTGGGTCCTGGAGTGAAGCAGTGGAGGGGCTACATTtgggtcccctcccctctgggctAGATCTGGGGTAGGGAGTGGGGGAcaccccctccgcccccaggGACACGCCGCAGCTCATGCCCCCTGCCCACAGGTACCGCTATTACCAGAATGTGTGCACGCACAGCTACTCCTTCGTGTGGTGGGACTGGGCCCGCTGGGAGAAGGAGCTGGACTGGATGGCACTGAATGGCATCAACCTGGCACTGGCCTGGAGCGGCCAGGAGGCCATCTGGCAGCGGGTGCGTGCCCACCACATCCTCCTTCCCCCTgtgtccctgcctcccccacagcCCAGCGTCCGGTACACAGACTAAAGACTTCAGAAGTGTTTGTGGTGTGCACGATGGCCCCAGCCGTCTGGAAACAGGCTTCTGTTGCTGAGCCAAACACGAGTGCCTGTGGAGGGCTGGGCCCCAGCATCCCACTAGAAACGCTTAAAGAAGCCgggctcccctctctccccacccccacagccggtcaggctgccccttccctgcattctATCTCATCAGCAGCTCTTGATCtgcctcatcttctttatctttattcaTGGCCCCCCTTCAGGCTCTTGCCCCTCTCCTGGGATGACCCCCCTCCCCACAAGAGCTTCTGAACAGGACTTCTGGCTCCTAAGTTCCAACCGTGTCCTTTCTGAGGTGCACATCTGGTGGAGACCTGCTGCTGTCTCCACCGGAAGGAGCTCCTGTCACCTTCAGGCTCTCCTCAGCCTGGGGGCTTCTGTGCCTGGTTCCTGAGGGCTCCGGCTGCCTTGGGGCCCTTTAGGCTCCCTGGGGAGCTGGCCTCACCCATCATTCTAGCCAGCCTTGTTCCATGAAGCCTTCTAAGGCCCCGTCCCCCATTTTGAGGAGAGCCCCTTTGTGCCTCACCTCGCCCTGCGACAAGGGTGACAGATTAGTAAATTCACCTGTTCACAGGTCTGTTTCTCTTGGACTCCGGGCTCCTGCCAAGGGTCACAGTTTGTCTTAGTAACTCTAGGGCTCAGCACAGAGAAGAGAtgaataagtgtttgttgaatgaatgaatcaatgaatggagATGAATGTATTTACATGTACTTGTGTGTGGGCATCGCCCTCCTCAGGTGTACCTGACCTTGGGCCTGACCCAGTCGGAGATCGATGAGTACTTCACTGGCCCTGCCTTCCTGGCCTGGGGGCGCATGGGCAACCTGCACACCTGGGGTGGTCCCCTGCCCCGCTCCTGGCACCTCAAACAGCTTTACCTCCAGGTAAAAGGATGGGGAAGGAATGGGGGCAGAATTGGAAAGTGCTAGAGAGTCATGAGCCAAAGAGGGTGGTATTTGGCTGGCCTCAGGGCTCTTAACTGGGCCTTGAGGGGAACTCTGTGTGCCCTGGGGTGATGAGGACCTCCCGCCTCAGGGCCATGCCCACCAGCTGTCCCGTCGTCCCCCCAGCATCGGATCCTGGACCGGATGCGCTCCTTCGGCATGACCCCAGTGTTGCCTGCATTCGCAGGGCATGTCCCCAAGGCTATCACCAGGTAAggttcccccgccccccacgtgGCTCAGAGAGGAAATCCCTTTTTCCCTGCAAGATGTAATTTAAAGAGACACTGAAGCTCTGGATGTAGGCCCAGGCTTGATTCCTGGCTCTGCTAGACTAGCAACATGAACTTGGACTCATTCTCCATGACtgctctgtgcctccgtttcttTACTTGTAAAGTATATGAGTCTTTCCAAACGGCACCTCTTATTTAGTGACACTTGGGGTGCAGCGgtcttctctgtcctttctgctCCTCTGCGCTACCACCTCTTCCTCTGCTGTGACTGGAAAATTCTTTAAGGTCCAGCTGAGACCCCCCCATCCTTCAGGTAGCCTTGCTGGGGCCCCAAGCATTGGTTACCACTGCCTCCATGCCCATGACAACCTGGTTCCCGCACAGGGCTTAGTGCACATTGTTGGCCTTACTGGCCACCCCTTCACCTCCCGGCTGGATGGCAAGGGCCTTGTTCATACAGTCAGCACACATTCGTCAgacaaggctctgtgctgggccctggggaggcagCGACAAAGGTGCACTGCGTTCTGCCCCTTCTGGGGACAAGTTGGCAGGGGGAGACAGTGCAGGGATAAGGACAGGAACATACATGGGCCCGCTTTTCTGTCGAGGCCGCTTCCGCCTGGGGAAGTGGGGCAGCCAGGGAGCAGTGCAGAGCCAGCACTGGGCCAGATCTTGAAAACTGAATGTTGCTTGTTTTGGcctgtgggagggggagagacaacAGATTTCCAGATGAGGTGTTGAAGAGTAACCCAGCTagctgagcagggagggagaaggaaaggactCCGGCCACAGggcacagcatgtgcaaaggcacagaggcaggagagaccgGGATGGGTTCCAGGAACGGCAGGTAGGCTAGTGAGGCTGGCGATGGATACCACCTCAGCCTCCAGTAAGTGTTTGGATTGCTCCCTGCGACTAGGGTGTTCCCTCAGGCCAATGTCACCCAGCTGGGCACTTGGGGACACTTCAACTGCTCCTactcctgctccttcctcctggcTCCGGAAGACCCTCTATTCCCTGTCATTGGGAGCCTCTTCCTGCGGGAAGTGACCAAAGAGTTTGGCACGGATCACATCTATGGGGCTGACACTTTCAACGAGATGCAGCCCCCCTCCTCGGAACCCTCCTACCTTGCGTCAGCCACAGCCTCTGTCTACCAGGCCATGGTCACAGGTTCGTGccagggggaggtgggaaggggtgtTCCCCCCTGCCCTTCGCCTTCAGGGAGGTGTGGCATAGGTCATTGGGTAGGAGAAGGCACTGGGAATAACACCGCCGCTGACTCACATCACCTGCACACATATCATCTCATTTAGTCACACCGTGATGGAGAGGTGAGCTCCGGAGCTGGACAGCCCGCTCCAGCCCTGGCGCCGCCACACCCTGCCAGTGTGACCTGTAACAAGTTACCTCCCTCCCAGTGCCTccgttttcttgtctgtaaaatgaggctacCTCATCAGTCGAATGAAACCTGGCCCAGAACAAAGTGTCACTAAGTGCTGGCTATCGGAAGTATTTTATTTGCTCTCTGCCTCCGAGCTGAGGCAGGTAACGCGGGCCAGAGCTCAGGGGATGTGTTCAAAGCCGGTAGGTGTTCTTCCTTGTGCGCAGATGTAAAGTCAGCACAACTTCCTGCCACttacaggggtggggcagagaggggccagGTCAGGAATGGCCGGGTGGGGAGGTCTCTGTGTCAGCCAGGAAGGGGACCCATTGGCCCTGGCTTCCCTGAGAGGGAGCACCTGCTCGAAGTGTGATCCAGGACTGGCGGCATCGGCTTCACCACACACCCTGTCGGGTCTGCAGATTCTCCTGAATCGGAATGAGTGTCCTGCGATtgagtcatttaacctctctggacctctgtcttcttatctgtagaatggggtgaatgttcccctgccccctctcctctcatcagccctcttctctgtctccccaccacaGTGGACCCTGATGCCGTGTGGCTGCTCCAAGGCTGGCTTTTCCAGCACCAGCCCCAGTTCTGGGGGCCTGCCCAGGTGAGCGCCGTGCTGGGGGCAGTGCCCCGTGGCCGCCTCTTGATTCTGGACCTGTTTGCTGAGAGTCAGCCCGTGTACCTCCGAACAGCCTCCTTCCAGGGCCAGCCCTTTATCTGGTGCATGCTGCATAACTTTGGGGGCAACCACGGTCTGTTCGGGGCCCTGGAGGCCGTGAACCGAGGTCCTGCCGCTGCCCGCCTCTTCCCTAACTCCACCATGGTAGGCACAGGCATGGCCCCAGAGGGCATCGGCCAGAACGAAGTGGTCTATGCCCTCATGGCCGAGCTGGGCTGGCGGAAGGACCCAGTGGCAGATCTGGAGGCCTGGGTGACGGGCTTTGCAGCCCGTCGGTATGGGGCCTCCCACGGAAACACAGGAGCCGCCTGGAAGCTGCTTCTCAGGAGCGTCTACAACTGCTCTGGCGAGGCCTGCAGCGGGCACAATCGCAGCCCACTGGTCAGGAGGCCATCCCTGCAGATGCTCACCACCGTCTGGTACAACCGATCGGATGTGTTCGAGGCCTGGCGGCTGCTGCTGGCAACCACTCCCGCCCTGGCCACCAGCCCCACCTTCCGCTACGACCTGCTGGACGTCACCCGCCAGGCGGCCCAGGAGCTGGTCAGCTTGTACTATGAGGAGGCGAGGGCCGCCTACCTGAACAAGGAGCTGGCTCCCCTGCTGAGGGCGGCAGGCATCCTGGTCTACGAGCTTCTGCCCTCGCTGGACGAAGTGCTGGCCAGTGATGGCCGCTTCCTGCTGGGCAGCTGGCTGGAGCAGGCCCGGGCGGCGGCCGTCAGTGAGGCCGAGGCCCGCTTCTATGAGCAGAACAGCCGCTACCAGCTGACCCTGTGGGGGCCCGAGGGCAACATCCTGGACTACGCCAACAAGCAGCTGGCCGGGCTGGTGGCTGACTACTATACCCCGCGCTGGCGGCTCTTCATGGAGATGCTGGTCGAGAGCCTGGTCCGAGGCATTCCCTTCCAACAGCACCAGTTTGAAAAGAATGCCTTCCAGCTGGAGCAGACCTTTGTCCTGAGCGCACAGAGGTATCCTAGCCAGCCCCACGGAGACACTGTGGACCTGGCCAAGAAGCTCTTCCTCAGATACTACCCCCGGTTGGTGACTGGCTCCTTGTGACAGAgtaaccccctccccctccccaggaggtGTTCTTCCCCAAATCCAGGCCTGGGCAGGTTCCCAGGGCCTGGAACTAGACAGGCATCACAGGAgggccccaggcctgggcagAGGAACTCCAGACCTGGTGGGGGATCAAGCACGGGAACTGTGGAGGGGGTGAGCTGTTCTCCTCCACCACCCCAAATTTGGGATCAAAGTACTGTTTTAATACAACTTAATAAACTGGTGACTCACCTGGGCCTGTCTGTCCAAATGTCACGACCGAGATGCCTGGGAGGACTCAGGGCTACAGCCTGGACACTGGTGTGACGCcatttccccctgcccccctgcccccctgcctcagcctccctgtACGTAATACCAACACCTGACCTTGGAACTGATAAGGCCCTTCCCAAAACATTTACTTTCACACCCTCAGCAGCCAACTTTGGAACCTATCATTGCCCCTATGGGGCAGAGGCACACACAGGGGAAGATGTGCCCAGGGCACTGGCTGCCCACATGAGAGTCCACATCTGCTTGCAAAAGCTTACCCTCCCTCTGGCCAGGGGTACTCTGAGCAGTGGCCTCATCTCTGCTTTGACGGAGGTGAGGAGGCTCCAGACTGGCGGGAAGGCTCAGCCTTGAGATTGTGCTAGAGACACAACAAGGGGTGGGCACCCCAAAGGCGGGGCAAAGCAGGGGCTCTTGAGCTCAGAGCCCCTAGCCTTGCATTCCCCGTGCCCCCTCCACCCGCACAAGTCTCCCCATGGACCGCACTGTGGTGCTCATCACCGGCTGCTCCTCCGGCATTGGCCTGCACCTGGCCCTGCGTCTGGCCTCCGACCCCTCCAGGAGCTTCAAAGGTATCTGAGGGGctgggatggagagaaaggagcagtCGCTGGTTCAAGGGGACCCAGGTAGGGGGAAGCATGAAATTCAgatcctccttctccccaaaccTCCAGTGTATGCCACACTGCGGGACCTGAGGGCGCAGGGCCCCCTGTGGGAGGCAGCCCAGTCCCGAGGGTGCCCTCCTGGCTCCCTGGAGACATTGCAGCTGGACGTGAGGGATGCAGATTCCGTGGCCGCTGCCCGGGCACGCGTGACCGAGGGCCGCGTGGACGTGCTGGGTGAGCCTCCCGAAACGTGTGTAGGAGCCTTCCCTACCCTGTGTCCAAATCAAAAAGTCCCGAAGCCCCGGGAACACAAGGGGACAGACTGGGTCGGAGGAAGGCGAGGCAGGTGGATTTCGGCCTCTCTCCTTGCAGTGTGTAATGCGGGCCAGGGCTTACTCGGGCCGCTGGAGGGGCATGAGGCTGGTGCCATTAGGTCTGTGCTGGACGTGAACGTGGCAGGGATGGTGCGGATGCTGCAGGCCTTCCTGCCGGACATGAAGCGCCGCCGCTCGGGACGCGTCTTGGTGACAGGGAGCTTGGGCGGCTTGATGGGTGCGTGGAATGGGGCAGGGCCAACGGGAGGGGTGGGGCCTGGTGACAGTGACACGCGCTACGGTGGGCTCGGGGTGGATGCCCTCCCAGATGCGCCTCCAAAAGCCTCATCTCTCTTGGAAGGGCTGCCATTCAACGCCGTTTACTGCGCCAGCAAGTTCGCGATCGAAGGTCTGTGCGAGAGTTTGGCAGTTCTGCTGCCGCCCTTCGGGGTCCAGTGAGTCACCGTCCCGCCCCAGCACCCTCTGAACCCCGACTTAGAGAATCCCGGAACCCTGACCTGTTTTGAGCCACTCTCAGGCGTCCTTCCTGGCCCCTCTCCACTGCGGCTCACACTCCTTGTACACCAGATGCAGTACTGGGCACTTAGCGTTCATTATCTCACTTCTGCCATCCAGCTGGGAAACGGAGGCCCAAAGAGATTACGTGACTTGCCTAAGGACACACAGCTGAGGGGAGCCTGCCAGGTTGGGATTCTGACGCACGTCTCCCTCGCACCCCTCCCCAAATggctgtgtgtgtggcagggaaggggggcatTTCCGGCAGTGAGCTGCTTTTCAAACGCTCTGGTTTCCCCGGGCCGAGGCCAAAGCGCAGACCCCTGCCCGCCCCCTGCCCGCCTTGCCCATCCCGCTTGCAGCGCCCCCGCCCACCCGCCGCTCTGTGCCCGCAGCGTGAGCCTCATCGAGTGCGGCCCGGTGCGCACCGCCTTCCAGGAGAAGCTGGAGGGCGGCCTGGGGGAAGCGCTGAACGGCGCGGACGCCGAGACCCGCGACCTCTTCTCCCGCTACCAGCGCCATTTGGAGCGGATCTTACGCGAGGCGGCGCAGGACCCAGAGGAGGTGACCGAGGTAGACACTGGGCGCGCCCCCGGGAACAGAGACGACGcgtcggtggggggggggggcagccccgGCCACGCGCCTCCTCCCGCCGCCGCAGGTCTTCCTCGCCGCGCTGCGCGACCCCCGCCCAGCGCTGCGCTACTTCAGCACGGAGCGCTTCCTGCCTCTGGTGCGCACGCGCCTGGCCGACCCCAGCGGCCGCAGCTACGTCGCCGCCATGCACCGCGTCGTGTTCTCTGACGAGCAGGCCGAGGAGTCCGCCGCGGACCTGGGCGGCCCCGCGCTCGGCACGCGTCCCGCCGCCCCGCAATAAAGGCTTGGGCCGCCGCTGTCTGCCGCGCTCTCCTTTGCGACCCCAAGGGCGTGTGTGCGACAGGCGGCGCTTACAGCGCGGGGGGGGCGATCTGGAAAGACCGTGGCTAGCCGGGGTAACACCAACGCGGAGGCCGAGGCCCAGAAAGAGGAAGGAACTAGCCCACCGAAGGGCAGGGCCGACAGTGGTCCCTGGATTCCCGCGGGGTGTCTGCAGCAGGGGTGAGGCGGACCTGGATAGGGGGAGAAATGGTTTGTGATTTGGGCCGCACTAGTCATGAGACTTAAGGCAAGGGCCTTATCCTTTCTTAGTCTGTcctcttacctgtaaaatgggtataaaacCTATGTCATGGATTGTATGAAGGCTTGAGCTAATTCCTGAAAGTGCTGGGAAGGAGGTCTTAACAAACAGGCACTGCTATTATTGCTACTGGTAGTGGTGTTACTACTGTGTGTACCTATGCGGAAGCCCGACGTGTAAAGAAGAAACAAGGCTAAGTGAGTTATAGGATACAGCTGCACTCGTCCTCCGCGTCCCCTGCCCTTGACAGAACTCAGCTGGAGGGATCCCCACCAGCCCAGAAGCTGCCACTTACCAGGAGGTTCAGCTAAGGCTCCAGGTCAGGCTGGCCTCCTCAAGGGGCTGTCCCTCCTGCAGCCAGGAGCAGAAGCCAGAGGAAGGGCTTGCAGGGTTGTGGGGTCAATTTCCCGCTATCTTCCTGAGAAGTAGGGTGCTGGAGAAGGAGTGAACAGGGAGAGTAATAGATG
The genomic region above belongs to Suricata suricatta isolate VVHF042 chromosome 17, meerkat_22Aug2017_6uvM2_HiC, whole genome shotgun sequence and contains:
- the NAGLU gene encoding LOW QUALITY PROTEIN: alpha-N-acetylglucosaminidase (The sequence of the model RefSeq protein was modified relative to this genomic sequence to represent the inferred CDS: deleted 1 base in 1 codon) produces the protein MEAAAVAAVLGFLLLAAAGSSAGDEAREAAAVRALLXXXXXXXXXXXXXXXXXXXXXXXXXXXXXXXXXXDTYRLSGGGAGARVRVVGSTGVAAAAGLHRYLRDFCGCHVAWSGSQLRLPEPLPVVHEELTEATPNRYRYYQNVCTHSYSFVWWDWARWEKELDWMALNGINLALAWSGQEAIWQRVYLTLGLTQSEIDEYFTGPAFLAWGRMGNLHTWGGPLPRSWHLKQLYLQHRILDRMRSFGMTPVLPAFAGHVPKAITRVFPQANVTQLGTWGHFNCSYSCSFLLAPEDPLFPVIGSLFLREVTKEFGTDHIYGADTFNEMQPPSSEPSYLASATASVYQAMVTVDPDAVWLLQGWLFQHQPQFWGPAQVSAVLGAVPRGRLLILDLFAESQPVYLRTASFQGQPFIWCMLHNFGGNHGLFGALEAVNRGPAAARLFPNSTMVGTGMAPEGIGQNEVVYALMAELGWRKDPVADLEAWVTGFAARRYGASHGNTGAAWKLLLRSVYNCSGEACSGHNRSPLVRRPSLQMLTTVWYNRSDVFEAWRLLLATTPALATSPTFRYDLLDVTRQAAQELVSLYYEEARAAYLNKELAPLLRAAGILVYELLPSLDEVLASDGRFLLGSWLEQARAAAVSEAEARFYEQNSRYQLTLWGPEGNILDYANKQLAGLVADYYTPRWRLFMEMLVESLVRGIPFQQHQFEKNAFQLEQTFVLSAQRYPSQPHGDTVDLAKKLFLRYYPRLVTGSL
- the HSD17B1 gene encoding estradiol 17-beta-dehydrogenase 1 isoform X3, with the translated sequence MDRTVVLITGCSSGIGLHLALRLASDPSRSFKVYATLRDLRAQGPLWEAAQSRGCPPGSLETLQLDVRDADSVAAARARVTEGRVDVLVCNAGQGLLGPLEGHEAGAIRSVLDVNVAGMVRMLQAFLPDMKRRRSGRVLVTGSLGGLMGLPFNAVYCASKFAIEGLCESLAVLLPPFGVHVSLIECGPVRTAFQEKLEGGLGEALNGADAETRDLFSRYQRHLERILREAAQDPEEVTEGLKGNRERRFQLRLPLRQLIWEWLRSGNK
- the HSD17B1 gene encoding estradiol 17-beta-dehydrogenase 1 isoform X2; amino-acid sequence: MDRTVVLITGCSSGIGLHLALRLASDPSRSFKVYATLRDLRAQGPLWEAAQSRGCPPGSLETLQLDVRDADSVAAARARVTEGRVDVLVCNAGQGLLGPLEGHEAGAIRSVLDVNVAGMVRMLQAFLPDMKRRRSGRVLVTGSLGGLMGLPFNAVYCASKFAIEGLCESLAVLLPPFGVHVSLIECGPVRTAFQEKLEGGLGEALNGADAETRDLFSRYQRHLERILREAAQDPEEVTEVFLAALRDPRPALRYFSTERFLPLVRTRLADPSGRSYVAAMHRVVFSDEQAEESAADLGGPALGTRPAAPQ
- the HSD17B1 gene encoding estradiol 17-beta-dehydrogenase 1 isoform X1; amino-acid sequence: MDRTVVLITGCSSGIGLHLALRLASDPSRSFKVYATLRDLRAQGPLWEAAQSRGCPPGSLETLQLDVRDADSVAAARARVTEGRVDVLVCNAGQGLLGPLEGHEAGAIRSVLDVNVAGMVRMLQAFLPDMKRRRSGRVLVTGSLGGLMGLPFNAVYCASKFAIEGLCESLAVLLPPFGVHVSLIECGPVRTAFQEKLEGGLGEALNGADAETRDLFSRYQRHLERILREAAQDPEEVTEVDTGRAPGNRDDASVGGGGSPGHAPPPAAAGLPRRAARPPPSAALLQHGALPASGAHAPGRPQRPQLRRRHAPRRVL